ACGCCCACGGCTTCCACCCAGTCGTTCGGCTTCGGGTACTCTTTATCCCAGTGAACTTCGAATCCGGCGAGCCCGTCAAATCCGCAGCAGCCGGGGCCGTACCGTATGACGCCGCAATATTCATCACCGGCCTCAGGCGTTCCGTCCACGAAGAAAATCCCCTGGAGTTTTATCGTTTTGCCGAGATAATCTTCCGCGTTGAGGTAGATGTCGTTGGTCTGAGCTATGAACATCTTCTCTTTTATTTCCACGACGCCGCTGTTTTTTTCCTCAGCAGGAGCGTCGTCCGGACGGGACGCCATCGTCAGCAACAGAAAAAGAACGCAAAAAACAGGTAATATCCGTATTTTCTTCATGACCGAATTCCTCCCTTACGCGCTGTGACGCAGAGTTTCATACCAATTTGCTTTCAATCAAGCGTTAATGAAGAAGCTAATGTTTGAATATCATTGCTTTTAGCTATTCTAACTTCAGGTCTTTTACTTCAAATTTGGTTTCAATAGGCGCGCCGCACAGAACAACAGAAACGCCCCGATGTTCACGATGACCACGCTTGCCCCCGTGGGCGTCGCTTTAACGTAGGAAACGACCACTCCGGTGAGAAAACAGATAACGGAAACAAACGCGGAACAAATTGTCACGCTCTTAAATGTTTTAAAGAGGCGCATGGACGTAAGCGCGGGAAAGATAATCAGGCTCGAAATCAGCAGAGCGCCCATCATACGCATTCCGACCGCAATGGTAATCGCCGCCAGAAACGCCAGCAGCATATTGTACAGCCCTGTTTTCACGCCGATGGAGGCGGCGAAATCCTCGTCGAACGTGACCGCGAAAATTTTGTTGTAGAACAGGATAAACAGCGTCAGCACCACAACAGCGAGTGCGACGGAAAGCCTCACGTCGTTTTTGCTCATGGCCAGAATGCTCCCGAACAGGTAATTGCAAACGTCCGTGTTCATTCCCGTCGTCATGGATATGGTCATAACGCCGATGGCGAGGGAACTTGTGGAAATCAGCGCGACGGCGGCGTCTCCCTTGATTTTGCCGTTTTCTCCGACGCGCAGGAGCAGGAAGGCCGCCAAAACGACGACGGGCACGGACAGGGCCAGCGGAGCGGCGTTGATGGCCGTCGCAACGGCCAGCGCCCCGAAACCCACGTGGGAGAGACCGTCGCCGATCATTGAATAGCGTTTCAAAACCAGGCTCACTCCCAGAAGAGCCGCGCAGAGGGAAACGAGCAGGCCGACCACCACCGCTCTGACGAGGAAGGCGTAAGAAAACATCTCCATCAGGGTGTCAATCATTTTCGTTCACCTCTGACGAAGCGCCCTCCAATATCGGAGGACAGATAATCTTCCGTTTCGCCGAAAAAAATCTGAGCGTTTTTCAGTTGCAGGATGTGCGTGGCGTATTTAACCGCGCTCGCGATGTCGTGAGAAACCATGACGATGGCGATGCCTGTTTCCCTGTTGAGGGTCTCCGTCAGCCTGTAAAGCTCCTGCGTGGCGACGGGGTCCAGTCCGGCGGCGGGTTCGTCGAGGATCAGAATTTTTTTGGCCGCGCATAAGGCGCGGGCGAGCAAAACACGCTGCCGCTGACCGCCTGAGAGTTCCCGATAACATCGCCGGCGCAGGTCATGAACGCCGAAGCGCTCCATATTTTCCAGTGCGGCGGTTCTGTCCGCTTTCGAGTAAAAGGGAAAAATTCCCCGCGAGGCGAGCCGGCCCGAAAGGACGACTTCATACGCGCTGGCGGGGAAATCTTTTTGCACCGACGCCTGCTGAGGCAGGCAGCCGACCTCGCCGGGCCCGAGTCCATCACCCGCTGTGACGCTTCCCGAATGGGGAGGCAGCAATCGCAGCAACCCTTTGATCAGAGTGCTTTTTCCGGAGCCGTTTTCTCCGACGATACAAAGATAATCGCCGCGGCGAACCTCGAAATTCAGTTCACTGACGACGACATTTCCGTCATAAGCGAAAGAAGCGTCCCGACAGGTGATAAGAGCCATATTTCACCTCAGCGCTTCCTTCAGCGCCGCCACGTTGGCCGTCATCAAACCGAGATAATTTTTCCCCGCCTCGAAATCCGCTTTCGAGATGTTGTGGCAGGCGTGGAGCAGCGAAACTTTTGCGCCGGTGGCCTCAGCGATAACGTTCGCCATCTTTTCGTTGGAAAGCTCGATATGAAACACAACGGGGATTTTTTCGGCGTTGATTCTGTCGATGAGAAATTTCACCGTCGCGGCGCTGGCCTCGGTTTCGGTGGAGCAGCCAGGGAAAGCGGCGAAGTATTTCAGGCCGTAGGCGTCGGCGAAATAGCGAAAGGGAAAACGGTCGCCGAACACGATGGTCCTGCGCCTGGCGCCGTCAACCACAGCCTGGAACTGACCGTCCAGCTCGTCCAGCCGGTCCAGATACGAAGCGGCGTTTTTCCTGTAGGCGTCGGCATTTACGGGGTCAGTTTCGGATAACGCCTCCGCGATCCGCTGAACGATCAATTTCGCGTTGCGCGGCGAAGTCCAGACGTGTTCGTCGTATTCATGCTCTTCTTCATGTTCCTCATCATGCTCCTCATCGTCCTGCATACCCTCGACGATTTCTTCCT
The Synergistaceae bacterium DNA segment above includes these coding regions:
- a CDS encoding metal ABC transporter permease yields the protein MIDTLMEMFSYAFLVRAVVVGLLVSLCAALLGVSLVLKRYSMIGDGLSHVGFGALAVATAINAAPLALSVPVVVLAAFLLLRVGENGKIKGDAAVALISTSSLAIGVMTISMTTGMNTDVCNYLFGSILAMSKNDVRLSVALAVVVLTLFILFYNKIFAVTFDEDFAASIGVKTGLYNMLLAFLAAITIAVGMRMMGALLISSLIIFPALTSMRLFKTFKSVTICSAFVSVICFLTGVVVSYVKATPTGASVVIVNIGAFLLFCAARLLKPNLK
- a CDS encoding metal ABC transporter ATP-binding protein yields the protein MALITCRDASFAYDGNVVVSELNFEVRRGDYLCIVGENGSGKSTLIKGLLRLLPPHSGSVTAGDGLGPGEVGCLPQQASVQKDFPASAYEVVLSGRLASRGIFPFYSKADRTAALENMERFGVHDLRRRCYRELSGGQRQRVLLARALCAAKKILILDEPAAGLDPVATQELYRLTETLNRETGIAIVMVSHDIASAVKYATHILQLKNAQIFFGETEDYLSSDIGGRFVRGERK
- a CDS encoding metal ABC transporter substrate-binding protein, with amino-acid sequence MMKITKMIKHIAAFALTAAFALSSTLTGVQAEAAGKAEKTGKNGSAKLSVVVTIFPPYDFARELAGRTADVTMLLPPGAESHSYEPTPRDIVKIQNCDIFLYNGGESDEWVRKVLDSMDTSGMKILKFIDCVEVVEEEIVEGMQDDEEHDEEHEEEHEYDEHVWTSPRNAKLIVQRIAEALSETDPVNADAYRKNAASYLDRLDELDGQFQAVVDGARRRTIVFGDRFPFRYFADAYGLKYFAAFPGCSTETEASAATVKFLIDRINAEKIPVVFHIELSNEKMANVIAEATGAKVSLLHACHNISKADFEAGKNYLGLMTANVAALKEALR